A region of the Aquila chrysaetos chrysaetos chromosome 15, bAquChr1.4, whole genome shotgun sequence genome:
CTCAATAAACTTCTTGTTTGCGGCGGCTGCAGCTTTTCAGGGGGGGACAAAGAAATTGTTTCCTGGGCAACTGGCGGCTCTTGGCAGCGGGCACCTGCTCATCCCTCCGGCTGGCTGTCCGGCCGGCCGGCCACCCCCGGGTGCCCCggggagggtggtggggggggtgtcctgggGATGGTGACAGCCCCGTCGTCCCCCCCGGCAGGCGAGCGCGTGGAGGGGGTGAGCGCCCAGGACGTGCTGCTGGTCCACTCCTGCCGGCAGTGGACGACGGTGACGGCTCACAGCCTGGAGGAGGGACACTACGTCATCGGCCCCAAAATCGACATCCCGCTCCAGTACCCAGGTGGGGGCCGCTGGGGCGCGAGGGGCGAGGACAAGGGTGTCGGTGTCCCCTGGGGCTTCAGGGCTgggaccgcccccccccgcaccTCCGGCGGCTGAACTGGGGGTGCTCCAGTATGGTCCAGTCTGGGAGAGGAGATGCTCTGGTTTGGGGGCTGCTCTCCGCCCCTCTCGCCCTGCCAGCGCCCAACCCAAAggtggggggctgcgggggggggggggggggctggcagggatggAGTGGGAATGGGGATAAGGacgggatggggacagggagacaggtggggatggggtgggatggagacagggatgaggatggggacagagagcctaatggggatggggacagggacggggatggggtaggatgaggatgaggatggggacaggctggggctggcaaCGCAGACGAAGGTGCTGAGACGCTGGCGGCCGCCGTAGCAAGAGCCTTAATGACCACTCTAAGTGCTCGCCATGTCGGTAATGAGTCctgctaataaataaataatgggAAATGGAGCGGGGGAGGGGTTAATCGCCCGTCCCAAGGGGGGGGGTCCGAGGAGGGGAGGGCCGGGCAGTGTGTTAACCAGCTTCGGGGGGCTCGGCCGTGCCCAAACCGGCCACGCCGGCATATGGGGCTGCCCCCGGCTCAGGCACCGCGGTTCCAGCCTCAACCGACCCCGGCGTCCCCGGTGCCGTGGCCCTGACGGGGACCCTGCCCAGCGAGGGGCAGCCGTGTCCCCAGCACCGCTTGGCACGGGGCTGGCAGCGGCGGAGCCGGCTGGCGCGGGCACGTCGGGGGATTAATATTCCCCTCAGGTCCATCCCTGCCGAACTGATGCCAATGGAGGCAGTTTTGCTGCCGGCCGCAGCCTGCCCCGGTCCCTGCCGTCGCCTCCACCGCCGTCCCTGCTGCAAAGCCCCCCGCTTCCCTCCCCGGTGGCTCTCCCACCCGAGGCGTGGGGCAGAGGGGAGTCACGGGGCCCtggtggggctggggccgggTTTTGGGGGGGCAATGGGGGCTGCCTGCAATGTTGGCTGCTCCGCTGGCCCTGCTCCAGGTGGGTTTCTCCATCCACAGGGCATTTCTGTGGCTGCTTTGGGGAGGTCCCTGCAGCtctggtggtggggggggggtgcgtgCTGGAGCAGCATTGCCGAGACACTCCGTGCACCCAGGGCTTTGTGCTTTGTCCCACCCAAAAtccgccagccccccccccccccccccccccccccccgatgctGTGTGTGTGAGGTACAGGTATGGGGGATGCTCTGGTGTCCCCTCGCAGCGCTTGGACACACTGGGTGAAGCCCACAGAAATGCCCCCCAAAATGTGATGGGGACCCCCAGGTCATCCTCAAGGGTGGCTGCCCCCCATGAAGGGCTGGGCTGGCCCCGAGGTGGGTCACAGCAGATCTCTGGGGCCGAGCACTGGAGGTGGGCTCCTCTCATCACCGTGGCTTTGATGGTCCCTTGCAGGGAAGTTCAAGCTGCTGGACCAGGACCGGGACATCCGTGAGCCCGTGCAGTACTTCAACAGTGTGGAGGAGGTGGCCAGCATCTTCCCAGACCGCGTCTTCGTCATGGAGGCCATCACCTTCAGTGTGAAGGTCCGTATGGGGACAGCAGGGGACGCTGGTAGGGCAGCAGGGGACGGTGGTGGGACATCGGGGGTCAGTGGTGGGACATCAGGAGAGGACAGTGGGACATCAAGAGTTGGTGGTGGGACATCAGGGTATGGTGGTGGGAGTAGGGGGGAGGTGGTGGAAAAGCGGGGGGGCAGCGGTGGGACATCAGGAGACACCGGTGGGACATCAAGGGTTGATGGTGGGACATCAGGGGACGGTCAGGGGGATGGTGCCAGGGCAGCGGGTCCCACGGTGGGGCTGTCCCGGGGCAGGTGGTGTCGGGGGAGTTCAGCGAGGACAGCGAGGTGTACAACTTCACGCTGCATGCGGGGGACGAGCTGACGCTGATGGGCCAAGCGGAGATCCTCTGCGCCAAGACGGTGAAGGAGAAGTCGCGCTTCAACACCATCCTGCGGAAGCTGGGCAAAGCGGCGCCGGCGGCCGGGGCCAGGCAGGTGAAGGGCAAGATGCCCTGCCTGATCTGCATGAACCACCGCACCAACGAGAGCCTCAGCCTGCCCTTCCAGTGCAAGGGCCGCTTCAGCACCCGCAGCCCCCTCGAGCTGCGGCTGCAGGAGGGCGAGCACACCATCCGCAGCATCATCGAGAAGGTGCGGCTGCCGGTCAACGTGGCCGTGCCCAGCCGACCGGCGCGCAACCCCTACGACCTGCACGCCATCCGCGAGGGCCACTGCTACAAGCTGGTCAGCATCATCTCCAAGACGGTGGTGTTGTGCTGCATCCTCCGCCGGGACGAGCTGGTCCCCTTCCACTTTCTCCTGCTGACCGACATGCCCCGCTTCCAGCTGCCCGAGGGGCTGCTCGCCGGGGACCCCCAGTTGGAGAAGCTGCTGCGGGACAGCGCCGCGTACTGCCACGACCGCTTCAACCCCGACGAGTACTCGCGGGCCGTGCGGGAGGCCAAACCTGACTTTTCGGAGGAGTGCGCCAGCCCCCGGCGCCTGCGGCTCTGCCTGCCCGCCTGCGCCCGCGAGGAGCTCAGCCAGCCCCTCCAGCGCCTTTCCCTCTGCGCCTGCGGCACAGGGGTCCCCCGGGACCCCGCCGCCTGCTGCCAGGGACCGCGGGGCGTCGCGGGGGGCGCGACGCGTCCGCCGCTGCCTGACTTCCCCGACCCCGACCGGGAATACATGACGCCCGACTGGGCCGAGCCCGAGTTCAGGACTCAGGAGCTGTTGGAGATCCCCTACGAGGAGCTCTGGAGCAACCCCAGCCCGGAGGGCTGCTGCGAGCCGGGCAGCGGCCGGCAGGACCTCGTCTCCTTTGGGGCCGTCACCCCGCTGGGCTCCCCGCATCGCCCCGGCGTGCCCGGGGACGAGCCCCGCGGGGACACCCCACCTCCCGTGCCACCCAAGTCGGAGGCGGTAAGAGCCACGGTCCcatccccagggatggggaatgACACCCCCGGGGTCCCGCCTGCTGCCAGCCGCCCCGGCCGGGGGCGACGCAGCGGGGTAGCGGGGCGGTGAGCCCCGGCATAGCCCCGTCGGCAGTTCTGTGCCGTGGGCAGGGGGTGCACAGCTCCGGGCCGCGCTGTCAGCCCCACGGCACAGCCCGCTTGACCCCCTCCCCAGGTGCTGCGGGGCTCTGgggtccctccccagctctgttAAGTAAAAGTCACCCAAATCCTGTGGGCTCCCCGGCACCATGGGGTACCCAGTTCCCCAGGGCTCCCCATCACCCGGGGGTACCCAAATCCTCAGGACGCCCTTGTACCATGGGGTCCCCCGTTCCCCAGGGCTCTCTGCACCATGGGGGGCACCTGAATCTCTTGGGCTTCCCAGCACCGTGGGGTACCCAAATCCTCTGGGCTCCCCTGCACTAAGGAGTACCCAAAATTTCAGGCTCACCTTTCCCATGGGGTACCCACTATTTTTGGGATCCCTGCACCACGGGATACGTGGTTCCCTGGGGCTCCCCGCTGGTACCCAGAGCTTCGTGGCTCGACTGGGGCTGGCCGCCCCCAAGCCCCCCCATTGCCCCCTCCAACCGCAGGTTCCTGGGGGCAGATTCCCCCAGCACCGGTGACTGGGGTCCTGATGGTGCTCATCCCCCTTCCAGGTGAAGGAGGAGTGCCGGCTGCTGAATGCACCTCCCGTGCCGCCCCGGGGCAGCCGCCCCCCCCGtgtcctgcagccccccagcacccctgcgCTGCCCGAAGCTGGCACCCGCTCCCtcgcccagccccagcctctcctaCTACTCCTCGGGGCTCCACGATGGGTGAGTGGCTCCGGCGCGGCCGGGGACGTGGGGACGCCGCGATGGGGCGGGCGGTTGACACCCCGGGATGAGATACCCCTGCAGCGTGGGGTCGGGGACGGCGTCGGGGGGGGGCGAAACGCAGCCCCGGGGTGATGGCGAtgctccccttcctcccacagGTCGGTCCCACGGAGCGGCAGCGGCTCGCCCTCGCCCGACGCCTACTCCCTGTACTGCTACCCCTGCACCTGGGGTGACTGCAAAGCCGGGGAGGCCCCCGGGcgcccgctgccccccgccaCGTTGCCCCCCGCCGCCCAGCCCACCCCAACCTCTTGGTCGGACCCCTGGGCGTACGCCGAGGCGGGCGCCGGGGCCGGCAGCGGCTGCTCGACCCCGCTGTCGGGGGCCGAGCCCCCTCTGAAGCCCTACCGCAGCTGCCCCCGCCTCAAGCCCCCGCACCCCCAAAAACGTTTCGCCCCTTTCGGGGCGCTCAACCCCTTCGCTGGCCCGACCGAATGGCCGGAGAGCCCGGAATGGCCCAAGCCGCCTtcggccccggccgccccctcctcctcctcttcgcCAGAGCCCTTCACCCCCGTGGAGGAGCCGGCGCCCCCCCCCTCGCCCACCCAAGGGGTTCGAGGGGGACAGCATCGTCATCCGCGGGGCGGCCCCGCTCTCGCCCGCCGTCCTGCGCGGGGCCGAGGGCGGCGTCACCCGCCTCTACCTGGCGCAGGGCGTCATCGAGGTGCCGCCGGCGGCGAGGGGCGACGGGGGGGctccgccggccgccccccgtCCCAGCGGGGACGGCTCGCCCTGGCTGCCCCCCGCCGACCTCTCGGCCCTCTCGCTGGAGGAGGTCTCCAAGTGCCTGCGCTTCATCGGCCTCTCCGAGGACGTGGTCAGCTTCTTCGCCCGCGAGCGC
Encoded here:
- the GAREM2 gene encoding LOW QUALITY PROTEIN: GRB2-associated and regulator of MAPK protein 2 (The sequence of the model RefSeq protein was modified relative to this genomic sequence to represent the inferred CDS: inserted 2 bases in 1 codon; deleted 1 base in 1 codon); protein product: MEPGAAAPPPRPGAGLSRDAMEKLAAGLARLRWSPAALPLDAIVSQCRLPTLVCLGQGERVEGVSAQDVLLVHSCRQWTTVTAHSLEEGHYVIGPKIDIPLQYPGKFKLLDQDRDIREPVQYFNSVEEVASIFPDRVFVMEAITFSVKVVSGEFSEDSEVYNFTLHAGDELTLMGQAEILCAKTVKEKSRFNTILRKLGKAAPAAGARQVKGKMPCLICMNHRTNESLSLPFQCKGRFSTRSPLELRLQEGEHTIRSIIEKVRLPVNVAVPSRPARNPYDLHAIREGHCYKLVSIISKTVVLCCILRRDELVPFHFLLLTDMPRFQLPEGLLAGDPQLEKLLRDSAAYCHDRFNPDEYSRAVREAKPDFSEECASPRRLRLCLPACAREELSQPLQRLSLCACGTGVPRDPAACCQGPRGVAGGATRPPLPDFPDPDREYMTPDWAEPEFRTQELLEIPYEELWSNPSPEGCCEPGSGRQDLVSFGAVTPLGSPHRPGVPGDEPRGDTPPPVPPKSEAVKEECRLLNAPPVPPRGSRPPVSCSPPAPLRCPKLAPAPSPSPSLSYYSSGLHDGSVPRSGSGSPSPDAYSLYCYPCTWGDCKAGEAPGRPLPPATLPPAAQPTPTSWSDPWAYAEAGAGAGSGCSTPLSGAEPPLKPYRSCPRLKPPHPQKRFAPFGALNPFAGPTEWPESPEWPKPPSAPAAPSSSSSPEPFTPVEEPAPXPPRPPKGFEGDSIVIRGAAPLSPAVLRGAEGGVTRLYLAQGVIEVPPAARGDGGAPPAAPRPSGDGSPWLPPADLSALSLEEVSKCLRFIGLSEDVVSFFARERIDGSIFVQLSEEILADDFRLTKLQVKKIMQFIKGWRPKI